A genome region from Bacillota bacterium includes the following:
- a CDS encoding Glu/Leu/Phe/Val dehydrogenase — protein sequence MAEQYNAYLAAQKQFDGVAELMGLDQAMRDLLRQPRQEFHFTIPVKMDDGSTRVFNGFRVQHNDARGPGKGGIRFHPEETVDTVRGLAMWMTWKCAVVDIPLGGAKGGIVCDPRELSPGEQERLCRGYVRQLAKNLGPVIDVPAPDVMTNSQHMLWMLDEFETIHGAHYPGMITGKPVGMGGSLGRTEATGYGVIFTLREALKKLGIDITKTTASLQGFGNVAEYAARKYTELGGKIIAISCWDNKAKRAWTFRNLNGLDIEQMAQIKDSFGSIDREKAEAIGCEVLDGEAWIAQDVDILLPCALENQITPQTFAHVSDQVKVICEGANGPTTPDCDELIKARGIFLIPDFLCNAGGVTCSYFEQVQCNMNYFWPKEEVFEKLDAKMTAAYHAVHDLAQKQGLYMRDAAYVIAISRVAEAVRLRGWV from the coding sequence ATGGCAGAACAGTATAACGCGTATTTGGCTGCTCAGAAACAGTTCGATGGTGTTGCCGAATTGATGGGGCTCGATCAAGCAATGCGTGACTTGCTGCGGCAGCCTCGACAGGAATTCCATTTCACAATCCCGGTGAAGATGGACGATGGCAGTACCCGAGTCTTCAACGGTTTCCGTGTACAGCATAACGACGCCCGGGGACCAGGAAAGGGTGGCATCCGATTCCATCCCGAAGAGACAGTGGACACCGTCAGGGGTCTTGCCATGTGGATGACCTGGAAATGTGCGGTAGTGGACATTCCCCTTGGCGGAGCCAAGGGAGGTATTGTCTGCGATCCACGGGAACTGTCTCCTGGGGAACAGGAACGGCTCTGCCGGGGCTATGTCAGACAACTGGCAAAGAACTTAGGGCCAGTCATCGACGTGCCAGCCCCGGATGTAATGACCAACAGTCAACACATGTTGTGGATGCTCGATGAATTCGAAACCATCCACGGCGCTCACTACCCTGGCATGATCACCGGCAAACCCGTGGGAATGGGCGGCTCCCTGGGACGTACCGAGGCCACTGGCTACGGCGTGATCTTTACCCTAAGAGAAGCCCTAAAGAAACTGGGAATTGACATCACCAAGACAACCGCCAGTTTGCAGGGGTTCGGTAACGTTGCCGAGTATGCAGCGCGGAAGTATACAGAGCTGGGCGGAAAGATCATTGCCATCTCCTGCTGGGATAACAAGGCCAAACGGGCTTGGACTTTCCGCAACCTTAACGGGCTGGATATCGAGCAGATGGCTCAGATCAAAGACAGCTTCGGTTCCATCGACAGGGAAAAGGCTGAAGCCATCGGCTGCGAGGTCCTGGATGGAGAAGCTTGGATCGCGCAAGATGTGGATATCCTTCTGCCATGCGCCCTGGAAAACCAAATCACACCCCAGACTTTTGCCCACGTAAGCGACCAGGTGAAGGTAATTTGCGAAGGTGCGAACGGACCTACCACGCCGGACTGTGATGAGCTAATCAAAGCAAGGGGAATCTTCCTGATTCCAGACTTCCTCTGCAACGCCGGAGGCGTAACCTGTAGCTACTTTGAACAGGTACAGTGCAACATGAACTACTTCTGGCCCAAGGAAGAAGTATTTGAGAAACTGGATGCTAAGATGACCGCTGCCTACCACGCCGTTCATGATCTAGCCCAAAAACAGGGGTTATACATGCGTGATGCCGCGTATGTAATCGCAATCAGCCGGGTAGCCGAAGCTGTTCGGTTGCGTGGATGGGTATAA